One Sphaerisporangium krabiense DNA segment encodes these proteins:
- a CDS encoding glycosyltransferase family 4 protein gives MRVPGGEASDGRLRVALLSYRSKPTCGGQGVYLRHLSRELVALGHYVEVFSGPPYPELDEGVVLTRVPSLDLYRDEDPFRTPRLAEYRDWIDVLEVATMWTAGFPEPLTFSLRALREMKRRAGDFDVVQDNQTLGYGLLGIQKLFPVVGTIHHPISVDRRIELEAAAPLRKKLSLRRWYGFVRMQSLVAPRLKPILTVSESSLADIHRDFNVPQSSMRLIPLGVDTRYFHPRPHLPKRPGSIVAVASADSPMKGVATLLRAVAKLATERDVNLTVVSRPTPGGPTEKLVQELALGERVRFVHGISDDELGELIATSEISVVPSLYEGFSLPAVEHMACGTPLVASRTGALPEVVGDAAVQVAPGDAEELAAVLRRLHDSPAERERVGKAGYDRVMERFTWHVVAKRTVEAYREAIAAHAGGRTER, from the coding sequence GTGCGGGTTCCAGGCGGCGAGGCGTCCGACGGCAGGCTGCGCGTGGCCCTGCTGTCGTACCGGAGCAAACCCACGTGCGGCGGCCAGGGCGTCTACCTGCGCCACCTCAGCCGCGAGCTCGTCGCCCTCGGGCACTACGTCGAGGTGTTCTCCGGACCGCCCTACCCCGAGCTGGACGAGGGCGTCGTCCTCACCCGGGTGCCCAGCCTGGACCTCTACCGCGACGAGGACCCGTTCCGCACCCCGCGGCTCGCCGAGTACCGCGACTGGATCGACGTGCTCGAAGTCGCCACGATGTGGACGGCCGGTTTCCCCGAGCCGCTGACCTTCAGCCTGCGCGCGCTGCGCGAGATGAAGAGGCGCGCCGGCGACTTCGACGTCGTCCAGGACAACCAGACGCTCGGCTACGGCCTGCTCGGCATCCAGAAGCTGTTCCCCGTGGTCGGGACCATCCACCACCCGATCAGCGTCGACCGGCGCATCGAGCTGGAAGCGGCGGCGCCGCTGCGCAAGAAGCTCTCGCTGCGCCGCTGGTACGGCTTCGTCCGCATGCAGTCCCTCGTCGCGCCGCGGCTCAAGCCCATCCTCACCGTCAGCGAGTCCAGCCTCGCCGACATCCACCGCGACTTCAACGTGCCGCAGAGCAGCATGCGGCTCATCCCGCTCGGCGTGGACACGCGCTACTTCCACCCGCGCCCGCACCTGCCCAAACGCCCCGGCTCGATCGTCGCCGTGGCGAGCGCCGACTCCCCGATGAAGGGCGTCGCCACGCTGCTGCGCGCCGTCGCCAAGCTCGCCACCGAGCGCGACGTGAACCTGACCGTGGTCAGCAGGCCGACCCCCGGCGGCCCCACCGAGAAGCTGGTCCAGGAGCTCGCGCTCGGCGAGCGGGTGCGCTTCGTGCACGGCATCTCCGACGACGAGCTCGGCGAGCTGATCGCCACCTCGGAGATCTCGGTCGTGCCGTCGCTGTACGAGGGGTTCTCGCTGCCGGCCGTCGAGCACATGGCCTGCGGCACCCCGCTGGTCGCCAGCCGCACGGGCGCGCTGCCCGAGGTCGTCGGGGACGCCGCCGTCCAGGTGGCGCCGGGCGACGCCGAGGAGCTGGCCGCCGTGCTGCGCCGGCTGCACGACTCCCCCGCCGAGCGCGAACGGGTCGGCAAGGCCGGATACGACCGGGTGATGGAGCGCTTCACCTGGCACGTCGTCGCCAAGCGCACGGTCGAGGCCTACCGCGAGGCGATCGCCGCCCACGCCGGCGGGCGGACCGAACGGTGA
- a CDS encoding ArsR/SmtB family transcription factor, whose protein sequence is MHAFDVLGDPVRRRILELLADGEKTSGAVCSVIQEEFKISQPAVSQHLKVLRDNGFATVRPDGVRRLYAVNSEPLRDIDAWLDRFRRFWAPRLDALGTELARGKRERRLRDQKDETKE, encoded by the coding sequence GTGCATGCGTTCGACGTGCTCGGCGACCCGGTTCGGCGCAGGATCCTCGAGCTGCTCGCCGACGGCGAGAAGACCTCCGGAGCCGTCTGCTCGGTCATCCAGGAGGAGTTCAAGATCTCCCAGCCGGCCGTCTCCCAGCATCTGAAGGTGCTGCGGGACAACGGCTTCGCGACCGTGCGCCCCGACGGCGTCCGCCGGCTGTACGCGGTCAACAGCGAGCCGCTGCGCGACATCGACGCCTGGCTCGACCGGTTCCGGCGCTTCTGGGCCCCGCGGCTCGACGCGCTGGGCACCGAACTCGCCCGCGGCAAACGCGAACGGCGGCTGCGGGACCAGAAAGACGAGACGAAGGAATGA
- a CDS encoding GDP-mannose 4,6-dehydratase, with product MARRALITGITGQDGSYLAEHLLDRGYDVWGLVRGQANPRVARVRRLLQNVELVRGDLLDQGSLISAVERVRPDEVYNLGAISFVPMSWEQAELTAEVTGMGVLRMLEAIRVCSGITSSRTPGSGQIRFYQASSSEMFGQVRETPQNERTPFHPRSPYGVAKAYGHFLTQNYRESYGMFAVSGILFNHESPRRGAEFVTRKVSLGVARIKLGLASELRLGNLEARRDWGYAGDYVQAMRLMLQAPAPEDYVVGTGRTHSVRELVAAAFAAADLDWERYVAVDQGLHRPAEVDLLCADPKKARAQLGWEPSVSFEELVAMMVDSDLRLLSDGGDPEQDSSWP from the coding sequence TTGGCCAGGCGTGCGCTGATCACCGGCATCACCGGGCAGGACGGCTCCTACCTCGCCGAGCACCTGCTGGACCGGGGATACGACGTCTGGGGTCTCGTGCGCGGGCAGGCCAACCCCCGCGTCGCGCGGGTGCGCAGGCTGTTGCAGAACGTCGAGCTGGTCCGGGGCGACCTGCTCGACCAGGGCTCGCTCATCTCCGCGGTCGAGCGCGTCCGGCCGGACGAGGTCTACAACCTGGGCGCCATCTCGTTCGTCCCCATGTCCTGGGAGCAGGCCGAGCTGACCGCCGAGGTCACCGGCATGGGCGTGCTGCGCATGCTGGAGGCGATCCGGGTCTGCTCGGGCATCACCTCCTCCCGTACCCCCGGATCCGGGCAGATCCGCTTCTACCAGGCGTCGTCCTCGGAGATGTTCGGCCAGGTGCGCGAGACGCCGCAGAACGAGCGCACCCCGTTCCACCCGCGCTCGCCGTACGGCGTCGCCAAGGCGTACGGGCACTTCCTCACCCAGAACTACCGCGAGTCCTACGGCATGTTCGCCGTCTCCGGCATCCTCTTCAACCACGAGTCGCCCCGGCGCGGCGCCGAGTTCGTCACGCGCAAGGTCTCGCTGGGCGTCGCGCGGATCAAGCTGGGCCTCGCCTCGGAGCTGCGGCTCGGCAACCTGGAGGCCCGCCGCGACTGGGGATACGCGGGCGACTACGTCCAGGCCATGCGCCTGATGCTCCAGGCCCCCGCCCCCGAGGACTACGTGGTCGGCACCGGCAGGACCCACTCGGTGCGCGAGCTGGTCGCCGCGGCGTTCGCGGCGGCGGACCTGGACTGGGAGCGGTACGTCGCCGTCGACCAGGGCCTGCACCGGCCCGCCGAGGTGGACCTGCTGTGCGCGGACCCGAAGAAGGCGCGCGCGCAGCTCGGCTGGGAGCCCTCGGTGT
- a CDS encoding class I SAM-dependent methyltransferase produces the protein MLTVDFRRLPVGPGLRVLDLGCGGGRHAFEVLRRGADVVAFDQDADELKSVAAMFAAMETAGEAPPEATADTVTGDALAMPFPDASFDRVIAAEVLEHIPDDMAAMREIHRVLKPGGVAAVTVPSFLPERVCWALSEAYHTAPGGHVRVYTLAELKAKLKATGLRVGPHHHAHGLHTPYWWLKCAVGVDDDDHPLVKAYHRLLVWDIMKRPALTRIAESALNPLIGKSVVVYVRKPA, from the coding sequence GTGCTGACCGTCGACTTCCGCAGGCTGCCCGTGGGACCGGGCCTTCGCGTGCTCGACCTCGGGTGCGGCGGCGGACGCCACGCCTTCGAGGTGCTGCGGCGCGGGGCCGACGTGGTGGCCTTCGACCAGGACGCCGACGAGCTGAAGAGCGTCGCGGCCATGTTCGCGGCCATGGAGACGGCGGGCGAGGCGCCGCCGGAGGCGACCGCCGACACCGTGACCGGCGACGCGCTCGCCATGCCGTTCCCCGACGCCTCCTTCGACCGGGTGATCGCGGCGGAGGTGCTGGAGCACATCCCCGACGACATGGCGGCGATGCGGGAGATCCACCGGGTGCTCAAGCCGGGCGGGGTCGCCGCCGTCACCGTGCCGAGCTTCCTGCCCGAGCGCGTCTGCTGGGCGCTGTCGGAGGCGTACCACACCGCGCCCGGCGGCCACGTGCGCGTCTACACGCTGGCCGAGCTGAAGGCCAAGCTGAAGGCCACCGGCCTGCGCGTCGGCCCGCACCACCACGCCCACGGCCTGCACACGCCGTACTGGTGGCTCAAGTGCGCGGTCGGCGTGGACGACGACGACCACCCGCTGGTCAAGGCCTACCACCGGTTGCTCGTCTGGGACATCATGAAGCGCCCGGCCCTGACCAGGATCGCGGAGTCCGCGCTCAACCCGCTGATCGGCAAGAGCGTGGTCGTCTACGTCCGGAAGCCCGCTTGA
- a CDS encoding prenyltransferase, translating to MTTAPAVPGIVTAEQVVATARSIAAVQDADGGVPWPEGHVDAWNHVECLMAMTVAGLRAEARKGYDWLARHQRADGSWPAKITGGVAAEENGESNHAAYLAVGVWHDLLVTGDERFTRAVWPVVERALDFVVDLQTPRGEIVWERAASGAPAAYALLTGCSSIYQGLRCGVLLGERLGDPHPDWELAADRLGHVLAAHPEAFADKSRFSMDWYYPILGGAVRGPAARERLEREWETFVVPGLGVRCVSDQPWVTGAESCELALTLDAAGDRARALAVFADMQHMRHRDGSYWTGWQFVNEAWFPHEQSAYTAAAVVLAADALSDTTPGAGLFRRAGRYAVSVVDAASCGCSHASSRT from the coding sequence TTGACCACCGCGCCGGCCGTCCCCGGGATCGTCACGGCTGAGCAGGTCGTCGCGACCGCGCGCAGCATCGCGGCGGTCCAGGACGCCGACGGCGGGGTGCCGTGGCCCGAGGGGCACGTCGACGCGTGGAACCACGTCGAGTGCCTGATGGCCATGACCGTGGCCGGGCTGCGCGCCGAGGCCAGGAAGGGATACGACTGGCTGGCCCGCCACCAGCGTGCGGACGGCTCGTGGCCGGCGAAGATCACGGGCGGCGTGGCCGCGGAGGAGAACGGCGAGAGCAACCACGCGGCCTACCTCGCGGTCGGGGTGTGGCACGACCTGCTGGTGACCGGCGACGAGCGCTTCACCCGCGCCGTGTGGCCGGTCGTGGAGCGGGCGCTGGACTTCGTCGTCGACCTGCAGACCCCGCGCGGCGAGATCGTGTGGGAGCGCGCGGCGTCCGGGGCGCCCGCGGCGTACGCGCTGCTCACCGGCTGCTCCTCGATCTACCAGGGGCTGCGGTGCGGGGTACTGCTCGGCGAGCGGCTCGGCGACCCGCACCCGGACTGGGAGCTCGCCGCCGACCGGCTCGGGCACGTGCTGGCCGCGCACCCGGAGGCGTTCGCCGACAAGAGCCGGTTCTCGATGGACTGGTACTACCCGATCCTCGGCGGCGCGGTGCGCGGGCCGGCGGCGCGGGAGCGGCTGGAGCGGGAGTGGGAGACGTTCGTCGTGCCCGGCCTCGGAGTGCGGTGCGTCTCCGACCAGCCGTGGGTGACGGGCGCGGAGTCCTGCGAGCTGGCCCTGACCCTGGACGCGGCCGGGGACCGGGCGCGGGCGCTCGCCGTCTTCGCGGACATGCAGCACATGCGCCACCGGGACGGGTCGTACTGGACCGGCTGGCAGTTCGTGAACGAGGCGTGGTTCCCCCACGAGCAGTCGGCGTACACGGCCGCCGCGGTGGTGCTGGCGGCCGACGCCCTGTCGGACACGACGCCGGGCGCCGGGCTGTTCCGCCGAGCCGGGCGGTACGCCGTGTCCGTGGTGGACGCGGCGAGCTGTGGCTGCTCGCACGCGTCGAGCCGGACGTGA